A single window of Leopardus geoffroyi isolate Oge1 chromosome D4, O.geoffroyi_Oge1_pat1.0, whole genome shotgun sequence DNA harbors:
- the CYLC2 gene encoding cylicin-2, translating into MSIPRFQKINFGTYDNYIPVSELSKKSWNQQHFALVFPKPPRPGKKRRSKPSQLRDNTAPKYDEEKLREGPKRPLWMHSSLMRISERPSDYLAARIWPQHKPTHHPKEVAKVADVHKPVSPARGKKDKEHKKADKKDKSESESESESTVSKGPLITKKESKKDKDIETGTKDEKDVAKTDVKKEKKHTKKGKESATASEEEQKGAKKDTKKERKDSKKGKESGTESEGEKKNSKKDAKKDKKDSKKSKESSIESEDEKKGAKKDKDGKKDSKKPGEKDDESKDKKESKKDAKRKVSKKEKKDEKPSGTDTESKDDAKKEAKKNAKKDGKKDAKKDTDTESPDAKKDAKKDTKDAKKDAKKDAKAKKGK; encoded by the exons tcaGTGAATTAAGCAAAAAATCATGGAATCAGCAACACTTTGCCCTGGTATTTCCCAAACCACCACggccaggaaaaaaaaggagatcaaAACCATCTCAACTACGAGACAATACAGCTCCT aaatatgatgaagagaaattaagagaaggTCCTAAACGACCGTTATGGATGCACAGTTCTTTAATGAGAATTTCTGAAAGACCATCTGATTATTTAGCTGCCAGGATATGGCCCCAACATAAACCAACCCATCACCCCAAGGAGGTTGCTAAAGTAGCAGATGTACACAAACCTGTATCTCCAGCAAGAGGTAAGAAAGATAAAGAACACAAGAAAGCAGACAAGAAAGACaaatcagaatcagaatcagaatcagaatccACAGTTTCAAAGGGGCCACTAATAACTAAGAAGGAGTCAAAGAAAGATAAGGATATAGAAACAGGaactaaagatgaaaaagatgttGCAAAAACAGAtgtcaaaaaagagaagaaacatacaAAGAAGGGTAAGGAGTCAGCTACAGCATCTGAAGAGGAACAAAAAGGTGcaaaaaaagataccaaaaaagaaagaaaggattcaaAGAAGGGTAAGGAGtcag gtacagaatctgaaggtgaaaaaaagaattcaaagaaagatgccaagaaagataagaaagattCAAAGAAGAGCAAAGAATCAAGTATAGAAtctgaagatgaaaagaaaggtgCCAAGAAGGATAAGGATGGGAAAAAAGATTCAAAGAAACCGGGAGAAAAAGATGATGAgtcaaaagacaagaaagaatccAAGAAAGATGCAAAGAGAAAGGTgagtaaaaaagagaagaaagatgaaaagccCAGTGGGACAGATACTGAATCAAAAGATGATGCCAAGAAAGAAGCCAAGAAGAATGCCAAGAAAGATGGCAAGAAAGATGCCAAGAAAGATACTGACACAGAATCTCCTGATGCAAAGAAGGATGCAAAGAAGGATACAAAGGATGCAAAGAAGGATGCAAAGAAGGATgcaaaggcaaagaaaggcaAGTAG